Proteins encoded together in one Oncorhynchus tshawytscha isolate Ot180627B unplaced genomic scaffold, Otsh_v2.0 Un_contig_6405_pilon_pilon, whole genome shotgun sequence window:
- the LOC121845353 gene encoding circumsporozoite protein-like produces the protein MTRSHLFRETLSTPYIRPSRGENHHRTWRERTTTEPGGKRTTTEPGGKRTTTEPGGKRTTTEPGGKRTTTEPGLKRTTTEPGLKRTTTEPGLKRTTTEPGLKRTTTEPGLKRTTTEHGLKRTTTEHGLKRTTTEHGLKSYGSKPKLVLTLYSLANILL, from the exons A TGACACGTTCACATCTCTTCAGAGAGACGCTCAGCACTCCGTATATCAGACCATCCAGGGGAGAAAACCACCACAGAACCTGGAGGGAAAGAACCACCACAGAACCTGGAGGGAAGAGAACCACCACAGAACCTGGAGGGAAGAGAACCACCACAGAACCTGGAGGGAAGAGAACCACCACAGAACCTGGAGGGAAGAGAACCACCACAGAACCTGGACTGAAGAGAACCACCACAGAACCTGGACTGAAGAGAACCACCACAGAACCTGGACTGAAGAGAACCACCACAGAACCTGGACTGAAGAGAACCACCACAGAACCTGGACTGAagagaaccaccacagaacatggactgaagagaaccaccacagaacatggactgaagagaaccaccacagaacatgGACTAAAGAGCTATGGCTCCAAACCAAAGCTAGTCCTTACACTCTATTCTCTTGCTAATATATTGTTATAA